The DNA region CTGGGCGATGATGATGTTGATGGAATAGGCCAGCAGAAAGGGTTCGATGCCCATCTTGTAGAGCCGGGTGATGGCGCTGGGGGCGTCGTTGGTGTGCAAAGTTGTCAGGGTAAGGTGCCCGGTGTTGGCCAGCTTCACGGCGATGTCGGCCGTCACCCTGTCGCGGATCTCGCCCACCATCACCACGTCCGGGTCGTGCCGCAGGATGCTGCGCAGGGCTTGCTCGAAATCCATCTTGTGGCTGATCTTCAGTTGCCTCGCGCCCCGGATCACATACTCCACCGGGTCTTCGCAGGTGAGCACTTTGATCGAGGGCTTCAGCACGTGGTGCAGCGCCGCCATCAGCGTGGTGCTTTTGCCGCTGCCGGTGGGCCCCGTGAGCACCACTATCCCCTTGGGCGAGGTGATGGCCTTGATCAGTTCCTCCCCGGCCTGCTGCTGGAAGCCCAGCTTGCGGAAGTCCTTGATCACCTTGCGGTCGTCCACCACGCGGATGGTGATGCTTTCGAAGCGCCGCTCATATTCGGCCGAAACCAAAGGCAGGATGGACACCCGGAAGCGGATCAGGTGTTCGTCGATCAGCCTTTGCGCGTAGCCGTCCTGGGCGGTGTCGCGCTCGAAGCGGTCCACCCCGATGGAGCGGTCCTTCACCACGGCGGCCAGGGCTTCCGGCGGCGTGTTTTCCTGCCGCAGCCACAGCTGCAGCTTGCCGTCGATGCGGAAATAGATGTCCACGCTCCGTTTGTCCGCCGGGATGATGTGCAGGTCGCTGGCGTCGCTGCGCACGGCGTCGATCAGCGCGCCTTCAAAGAGGTTCACCAGCAGGCTGCGGTTGATCTCCTCGTCCAGCGCCTGTTCGCTCAGTTCCGGCTGGCTGTCGTCGCTGCCGATGAAAACTTCCCCGCTCTCCGTGAGCATCTGCAGAAATTCGTTCTTGTGCGGGGCGATCTTCTCGGTGAGTTCCTCGATCACGCCCAAACGGCACCAGTAAACGTCTATCCGCTTGTAGGGCGTTTTCTGCGGGATCTCCTGGATCAGCTTGTTGGTGGGGTCCGAGGCCAGAACCTTCAGGCCGTCGCGGTGCACCCCGTTGCCCGTGGTGAAGGGCAGGATGCGGTGGTAGAGCAGCTTTTTCTTCAGCTCTTCGGGAAATTTGGCCAGGATCTCCCGGTTCGCCTTGAGCACCTTTTCGCTCAGGCTCTCCGGATCCACTTCCAGTTCGTCGAAGGAATAGTAACAGGCCAGGCTGGAATAAACCCGGTCGTGCGGGATCAGGAAATCGGATTCCAATATCCCCGCCAGCGCGCCCGGGGTAAGCGTGCCAAATTCTTCCATCCGGCGCAGCGCCTTGTCCACGATCTCGTGGGGAAAGCCGCTTTGTTCCACCAGATAGCGCGCGAAATTTATGTGTTTTGCCATGTATGTCCTTAATAGGTGGGCGGCGATATGTTCGCCACCTCAGCCGAAACCAGCGTCAGGAACGTGATCATCACGCCCACGAACAGCCACACGATGGTTTGCACCAGCTCGATCGTGTTGGCCATCCGGTAGGTGGTTTCCGCCTTGTAAAAGCTGGCGATCTGCTGCGCCGCCGAAAGCAGGTTGCCCGTCTCCTGCCCCGTTTTCAGCCGGGTGAGGGTGGTGCGGGGAAAAACCCCCGCCGCCTCCATCGCCGGAACGAAGGCCTCGCCTTCCCGCAGCATCAGCGGTATCGTGATCCGCTTGATCTGGTCTTCCATCCAGCCGTTGCGGCAGGCTTCCGCCGCCATCCGGATGGTTTCGATGTTGTCGCCCGCCCCGCTGTAGATGGTGCCGAACACCCGGAAGTAGATCTCCACGCTCATCTTGTGGATCAGCGGACCCAGGATGGGGATCTTCACCAGGTTCCGGTCCCGCCAGATGCGCCCTTTGGGCGTGCTCCACCAGCGCCACAGGATCAGGATCACCCCCAGCGTCGCCAACCCCAGGATCCACCACACCTCGCCCAGCCAGTTGCTGAAATCCAGCGTGGCCTTGGTGAGCGTGGGGGTCTCCATGTCGTATTTCTGGAACAGGGTGGCGGTGGCGGGAAAGATCTCCAGCACATAGTAGCCGAAGGCCGCCAGCGTGGCCAGGATGGTGATCAGGGGGGAAAGCAGCGCCTTGCGCACGGTTTTGCTGATCTCCACGTCGCGCTCGATGAATTCGGCCGTGGAGTCGAAAATGTCCGCCATGTTGCCGGATCTGGTGGCCAGGCCCAGCATGAAGGCCGGAAACCGCCCGAACACGTTGGAAAAACTCTGGAAAACTTCCTTGCCCTCGGCCCCCGCCTTCAGCTGCGTCTCGATCTGATACAGCGTCTCCTTCATCTTGCGGTTGCTCTGCTCCTCGGCCAGCAGCTCCAGGATCTTGCCGAAGTTCATCTTGTCCCGCAGCATGTTCGCGCTCAGGCGGATGAACATCAGGATGTCCGCGATGGAAGGCTTGCCCGGAAGGTCGAACCAGACCCTGCCGATCTTGAAATTCTCGTAGCCCAGGCGCCGCAACCCCTCGGCCACGTCCTCTTTGTTGTAGGCCGATTGCCGCCCGCTGAAGGGCGCCCGCCCCGCCATCCTCACCTTGTACAGCCAGTCCCGCTTCTGCTCCAGCCTGGAGATCGTGATCTGGTAACGCTGCCGCAGCTCCGCCAAATGCCGCTTCGCTTCCCTGCCACCGGAGGCGGTGAAAGTGCCGGTTACCGGCTTGCCCTCTTTGTTCGTGCCCCGGAAGCGGTATTCATAGATCATTCGCCACGGCCTCTATCCTCTAAAACAGTTGCGGGGACCCCGATGTCCCCGATGCCGGAAAAGTGGCGGCTTTCCGCCAGTTATATCCGAAAAAAGTATATACTTATTCTGCTTTTCCAAAAGACCCAGGAATGGCCAGTAAGCCATTCCTGAGTGTTGATAGATATAGTTGATACAATACTACAAGTTATGAGCCTGTTTCTTCAGTGACCCACGCTGTCGCACCAGTTGTTACGCCAGTCTCAGTTGTGATTTCGCCAGTAACCAGATCAACGGTGGCTTGCACCCAGGGATAATCAGCTCCTCTGTTTTCCAAGCCTATACCCTGCATAACTACGGTATTGGCATCGGCCGCGGACATCAGTTTGAAGTTTCCGGTTTCGGTTCCAAGGGTTTCATCTGTTTCAGTAAAGCCAACATAACTGGCAATATCAGCAACAGCTGAAGCTGCAACGAAATCTCTTCCCGCTCCGCCTTGGGCGGTGGGGGTCTTCCACCACTGCATGGCGCTGGTCCCGTAGGTGCTGAGTTCCGTGGCCACGGCCTGGCGGCTGTTGTTAAAGGCCTGGTTGTTGAAGATCGTGATCCCCACGGCGATGGCGACGCCGACGATGATCACACCGAGTACGATGAGAAGAAGTTGTTGGGTTCCCATGTTTTTTTCTCCTTTTTT from Candidatus Cloacimonadota bacterium includes:
- a CDS encoding GspE/PulE family protein; translation: MAKHINFARYLVEQSGFPHEIVDKALRRMEEFGTLTPGALAGILESDFLIPHDRVYSSLACYYSFDELEVDPESLSEKVLKANREILAKFPEELKKKLLYHRILPFTTGNGVHRDGLKVLASDPTNKLIQEIPQKTPYKRIDVYWCRLGVIEELTEKIAPHKNEFLQMLTESGEVFIGSDDSQPELSEQALDEEINRSLLVNLFEGALIDAVRSDASDLHIIPADKRSVDIYFRIDGKLQLWLRQENTPPEALAAVVKDRSIGVDRFERDTAQDGYAQRLIDEHLIRFRVSILPLVSAEYERRFESITIRVVDDRKVIKDFRKLGFQQQAGEELIKAITSPKGIVVLTGPTGSGKSTTLMAALHHVLKPSIKVLTCEDPVEYVIRGARQLKISHKMDFEQALRSILRHDPDVVMVGEIRDRVTADIAVKLANTGHLTLTTLHTNDAPSAITRLYKMGIEPFLLAYSINIIIAQRLVRKLCVHCRKPLGQEHWEAALKLGLSREELASGSVFEPVGCSKCHQGYSGRINIAEALYFYPEIRNEIVVSGHEIDEERIRSLAEKHGMLSMRQSGIDRIREGLTDITEVLFATAED
- a CDS encoding type II secretion system F family protein translates to MIYEYRFRGTNKEGKPVTGTFTASGGREAKRHLAELRQRYQITISRLEQKRDWLYKVRMAGRAPFSGRQSAYNKEDVAEGLRRLGYENFKIGRVWFDLPGKPSIADILMFIRLSANMLRDKMNFGKILELLAEEQSNRKMKETLYQIETQLKAGAEGKEVFQSFSNVFGRFPAFMLGLATRSGNMADIFDSTAEFIERDVEISKTVRKALLSPLITILATLAAFGYYVLEIFPATATLFQKYDMETPTLTKATLDFSNWLGEVWWILGLATLGVILILWRWWSTPKGRIWRDRNLVKIPILGPLIHKMSVEIYFRVFGTIYSGAGDNIETIRMAAEACRNGWMEDQIKRITIPLMLREGEAFVPAMEAAGVFPRTTLTRLKTGQETGNLLSAAQQIASFYKAETTYRMANTIELVQTIVWLFVGVMITFLTLVSAEVANISPPTY